A region from the Brevibacterium paucivorans genome encodes:
- the ettA gene encoding energy-dependent translational throttle protein EttA, whose translation MAEFIYTMHKARKAHGDKVILDDVSMSFYPGAKIGMVGPNGAGKSTILKIMAGLDQPSNGEARLSPGYTVGILLQEPPLNEEKTVRENVEEGVGSIKQKLDRYNEISEEMSNPDADFDALMEEMGKLQEEIDAADAWDLDSQLDQAMDALRCPPGDADVRVLSGGERRRVALCKLLLEKPDLLLLDEPTNHLDAESVLWLEQHLSTYPGAVIAITHDRYFLDHVAEWIAEVDRGHLYPYEGNYSTYLEKKKERLQVQGKKDAKLQKRLSEELEWVRSNAKARQTKSKARLARYEEMAAEAEKMRKLDFEEIQIPPGPRLGNVVIEAEDLHKGFDDRTLIDGLSFSLPRNGIVGVIGPNGVGKTTLFKTIVGLEPLDGGNLKVGDTVKISYVDQSRGGIDPEKTLWEVVSDGLDYIQVGAVEMPSRAYVSAFGFKGPDQQKKAGVLSGGERNRLNLALTLKQGGNLLLLDEPTNDLDVETLSSLENALLQFPGCAVVVSHDRWFLDRVATHILAWEGTEENPSNWYWFEGNFEAYEKNKVDRLGEEAARPHRVTHRRLTRD comes from the coding sequence ATGGCAGAGTTCATTTACACCATGCATAAGGCGCGTAAAGCGCACGGTGACAAGGTTATTCTCGACGACGTATCAATGTCGTTCTACCCAGGGGCAAAGATCGGTATGGTCGGCCCCAACGGTGCGGGTAAATCGACAATTCTGAAGATCATGGCTGGACTGGACCAGCCTTCGAACGGTGAAGCTCGCTTAAGCCCCGGGTACACGGTGGGTATCCTCCTGCAGGAGCCGCCACTCAATGAAGAAAAGACGGTTCGTGAGAACGTCGAAGAGGGCGTCGGAAGCATCAAGCAGAAGCTGGACCGCTACAACGAAATCTCTGAAGAGATGTCGAATCCGGACGCCGACTTCGACGCTCTTATGGAAGAGATGGGCAAGCTGCAGGAAGAAATCGACGCTGCTGACGCGTGGGACCTGGACTCGCAGCTCGACCAGGCGATGGACGCTTTGCGTTGCCCTCCGGGAGACGCCGATGTTCGTGTGCTCTCCGGTGGTGAACGTCGTCGTGTCGCTCTGTGTAAATTGCTCCTGGAAAAGCCCGACTTGTTGCTCCTCGACGAGCCTACTAACCACCTCGACGCAGAATCGGTCCTGTGGCTCGAGCAGCACTTGAGCACCTACCCAGGCGCCGTTATCGCCATCACCCACGATAGGTACTTCCTCGACCACGTGGCCGAATGGATCGCTGAAGTTGACCGCGGTCACCTGTACCCATATGAAGGTAACTACTCGACGTACTTGGAGAAGAAGAAAGAACGCCTCCAAGTGCAGGGTAAGAAAGACGCGAAGCTCCAGAAGCGACTGTCAGAAGAACTCGAATGGGTGCGTTCGAATGCGAAGGCCCGTCAAACCAAGTCAAAGGCGCGTTTGGCTCGGTATGAAGAGATGGCGGCCGAAGCCGAGAAGATGCGCAAGCTCGACTTCGAAGAAATCCAGATCCCACCAGGTCCACGCTTGGGTAACGTCGTTATCGAAGCTGAAGACCTTCACAAGGGATTCGACGACCGTACCCTTATCGACGGACTGTCCTTCTCGCTGCCACGCAACGGAATCGTCGGTGTGATTGGTCCAAACGGTGTCGGTAAGACCACGTTGTTTAAGACCATCGTGGGACTTGAGCCACTCGATGGCGGAAACCTCAAGGTCGGCGACACTGTAAAGATTTCCTACGTTGACCAGTCCCGTGGTGGAATCGACCCAGAAAAGACCCTGTGGGAAGTTGTCTCGGATGGTCTGGACTACATCCAGGTGGGTGCGGTCGAAATGCCGTCGCGTGCATACGTGTCAGCATTCGGTTTCAAGGGTCCAGACCAGCAGAAGAAGGCCGGAGTTCTGTCCGGTGGTGAACGCAACCGCCTGAACCTGGCGCTCACCCTCAAACAGGGTGGAAACTTGTTGCTTCTTGACGAGCCCACGAACGACCTCGACGTGGAAACTTTGAGCTCACTGGAAAACGCTCTTCTTCAGTTCCCCGGTTGTGCTGTGGTCGTTTCCCACGACCGCTGGTTCCTCGACCGTGTGGCCACCCACATTCTCGCGTGGGAAGGCACAGAAGAGAACCCATCCAACTGGTACTGGTTCGAAGGTAACTTCGAAGCGTACGAAAAGAACAAGGTCGACCGATTGGGTGAAGAAGCCGCACGCCCACACCGCGTGACGCACCGTCGCCTCACTCGCGACTAA
- a CDS encoding DUF6993 domain-containing protein: MKQESASSGFRVRQRFVAACVGVVTVTALSGCGLFMKESTPGPPKKQTKEKEAVVTKVLKDVQPLTEIDGVPTSKQFFEHMLETGYKAEDLEATIDRSPLDHDVPSKMFGIKVKEGCVIGEVRQGSVSGSLVEPNESNKSCLYGNVDRPEGVEPPKGEERADADKDNGVGHLPGDDMHERKDGESSEGSNDNASEDSGQDTSEEQETPKPKKKKKKKQSDSGSNDRSESGTDEGSDSGSANSIG, encoded by the coding sequence GTGAAACAGGAATCAGCTTCTTCAGGTTTCCGCGTGCGACAGCGCTTTGTGGCCGCGTGCGTGGGCGTGGTGACCGTGACCGCACTGTCCGGATGTGGCTTGTTCATGAAAGAGTCCACTCCGGGGCCACCCAAAAAGCAAACCAAGGAAAAAGAAGCGGTTGTCACAAAGGTCCTTAAGGACGTTCAGCCACTGACCGAGATCGACGGGGTTCCGACCAGTAAACAGTTCTTTGAGCACATGCTCGAAACGGGTTATAAGGCTGAGGACCTCGAAGCTACTATTGACCGGTCGCCCTTGGACCACGACGTTCCTTCGAAAATGTTCGGCATTAAGGTCAAAGAAGGGTGCGTCATTGGTGAAGTGAGGCAAGGCTCGGTCTCGGGTAGCCTCGTGGAGCCCAACGAGTCTAACAAGTCGTGTCTTTACGGAAATGTAGACCGCCCCGAAGGGGTAGAACCACCTAAGGGCGAAGAGCGGGCCGACGCGGATAAAGACAACGGAGTAGGCCACCTGCCCGGTGACGACATGCACGAACGCAAGGACGGCGAATCGTCAGAGGGTTCAAACGACAACGCGTCCGAAGACTCAGGTCAGGACACATCGGAAGAGCAAGAGACTCCTAAGCCAAAGAAAAAGAAGAAGAAAAAACAGTCTGACTCAGGATCAAACGATAGAAGCGAATCTGGGACAGATGAAGGCTCTGACAGTGGATCGGCAAACTCGATTGGGTAA
- a CDS encoding single-stranded DNA-binding protein, translated as MKQLNYFVGTIGSEIRSGTTQENNPWTSFRVAVNYDRYDRESREYKNVDTNWYEVMCYSALASNVRASVNCGDSVIVIGRLRERTWTTDDGQQGSTMQILADAVGHNLQFHGARSLRPKKVVQSDTEDQTSGWEEITRKEPALVGAGADEGGSVDVTPANSGENNDPPF; from the coding sequence ATGAAGCAACTCAACTATTTTGTGGGAACAATCGGATCGGAAATCCGAAGCGGAACAACCCAGGAAAACAATCCATGGACAAGTTTTCGCGTGGCGGTGAACTATGACAGATATGACCGTGAGAGTCGAGAATACAAGAACGTCGATACCAACTGGTATGAAGTGATGTGTTACAGCGCGCTTGCCTCAAACGTGCGCGCCAGTGTGAACTGTGGCGACTCGGTCATTGTGATTGGACGGCTACGAGAACGAACATGGACCACCGATGATGGACAACAAGGGTCAACCATGCAGATCCTTGCTGATGCTGTTGGACACAACCTTCAGTTCCACGGAGCGCGGTCGTTGCGCCCCAAGAAGGTCGTTCAAAGTGACACTGAGGACCAGACTTCCGGGTGGGAAGAAATCACGCGAAAGGAGCCGGCACTTGTGGGTGCCGGAGCCGATGAAGGTGGATCTGTGGATGTAACGCCTGCGAACAGCGGAGAAAATAACGACCCTCCTTTCTAA
- a CDS encoding GTPase, which translates to MKAAEEISRLRDGIKRALELESGRIDTQTITDALELLKKTEARLDLGLDRTVVAFAGSTGSGKSSLFNAVSGLEIAQVGVRRPTTSKPTACVWGDGGEEFLTWLGVPIDNRTWRESALDGKDEEPLRGLILLDLPDHDSTAASHRHEADRLVGMVDMVVWVVDPQKYADFSIHSRYLRKLAKYANNMLVVLNQVDRLNPEQQKATGEHLESLLEADGIENAEVKLVSAVTRQGVPELRQELVKVIKSNQASVQRLYTDMRHMADRIQKQLGTPVESPDQLAGTERLLDAMTDAAGVEAVAQTVHDDYMRRAYRATGYPLLAWAQRDKADPLGAKHGGDRDDLIRAARPETTRTQNARVNLAAHEVVAEATSSLPHAWRQAIGRAEKQSTAELTHTLDEAVTSVGIEVVNPGWWKVAKFFQTLFFVLTVVGLAWLIVNAVLLAMSLDPGGILMWIIPGGLLLVGIIGSAITSSSAAGARRKGARAQADKVRNDLISAVRKAAEGSYLEPISSVLREHKEVYDALT; encoded by the coding sequence GTGAAAGCCGCAGAAGAAATCAGCCGACTCCGTGATGGGATCAAACGCGCACTCGAACTCGAATCCGGGCGAATCGATACACAGACGATCACCGATGCGCTAGAGCTGCTGAAGAAAACGGAAGCCCGCTTAGACCTCGGGTTGGACCGTACGGTTGTTGCGTTTGCAGGTTCAACTGGATCCGGGAAGTCCTCGCTGTTCAACGCGGTGTCAGGGCTAGAAATTGCGCAGGTGGGCGTGCGCCGTCCCACCACGTCAAAACCCACCGCATGCGTGTGGGGTGACGGTGGTGAAGAGTTTCTCACGTGGCTCGGTGTTCCGATCGACAACCGCACGTGGCGCGAAAGCGCGCTCGACGGGAAAGACGAAGAACCATTGCGAGGGCTCATTCTTCTTGACCTTCCCGACCACGATTCGACAGCGGCGAGCCACCGCCACGAAGCCGACCGACTGGTGGGCATGGTGGACATGGTTGTGTGGGTCGTAGACCCGCAAAAGTACGCGGACTTCTCGATCCACTCACGGTATCTGCGGAAGCTCGCGAAGTACGCGAACAATATGCTGGTAGTGCTCAATCAGGTTGACCGCTTGAATCCTGAACAGCAGAAGGCAACGGGTGAGCACTTGGAAAGCCTTCTCGAAGCAGACGGAATAGAGAACGCAGAAGTCAAGCTCGTGTCGGCGGTGACACGTCAGGGCGTTCCTGAACTGCGCCAAGAACTGGTGAAAGTCATCAAGTCTAACCAGGCGAGCGTGCAGCGTCTCTACACCGACATGCGACACATGGCTGACCGCATTCAAAAGCAATTGGGCACGCCGGTCGAAAGCCCCGATCAGCTGGCCGGTACGGAACGTCTGTTGGACGCAATGACCGATGCTGCCGGTGTTGAGGCAGTCGCGCAGACGGTTCATGACGATTACATGCGTCGCGCATACAGGGCCACGGGCTACCCGCTGCTTGCCTGGGCTCAGCGCGACAAGGCCGACCCGCTTGGTGCTAAGCACGGCGGGGACCGCGACGACCTGATTCGTGCAGCCCGGCCCGAGACCACGCGCACGCAGAACGCGCGCGTGAACCTTGCCGCTCACGAGGTGGTTGCTGAGGCGACGTCCAGCTTGCCTCATGCGTGGAGACAGGCGATTGGTCGAGCAGAAAAGCAGAGCACCGCTGAACTCACCCACACCTTGGACGAGGCTGTGACAAGCGTAGGTATCGAAGTGGTGAACCCCGGTTGGTGGAAGGTTGCTAAGTTCTTCCAGACGCTGTTCTTTGTTCTGACCGTTGTGGGGCTCGCGTGGCTGATTGTGAACGCGGTTCTGCTTGCGATGTCGCTTGATCCAGGTGGCATTCTGATGTGGATAATTCCTGGTGGGTTGTTGCTTGTGGGGATCATCGGCTCAGCTATTACCTCGAGTTCAGCCGCAGGGGCCCGTCGCAAGGGAGCTCGTGCCCAAGCGGATAAAGTTCGTAACGACCTTATTTCCGCAGTTCGTAAGGCTGCCGAAGGCTCGTACCTGGAACCAATCAGCTCCGTTTTGCGTGAGCACAAAGAGGTTTACGACGCACTGACTTAA
- a CDS encoding dynamin family protein, with amino-acid sequence MTDSNRTLNPAIHQTLGELVTRVGNVQFPLTVETTTPGKALQTQLNNQLTDYLMPRVADTEAPLLIVFGGSTGAGKSTLINSIIGEDVSSASVLRPTTRWPVLVCNPADRKHFTSKRILPSLERVSQEATDTQAPQVRIVDHPSIPPGVAVLDSPDIDSVMDSNRQLARQLLAAADLWVFVTTAARYADAVPWELLKQSVDNGTAVAMVLDRVPPNANREVRHHLSSLLKEARLGTAPIFTVPELTLEDGRLPQSAIFPLRSWISNLSSNPRARNAVVQRTLHGALAAVPGKVDALAEHAQAQVDSHERLAEVVDTEFAHARQRLGEALVSGHVLRGEVLARWQDFVGTGQLFRGLEPTVARIRDRITAAVTGKRDTAEPLGQAIESSAALLVREQAVAALGGVTDAWHETTSGKTLLEGDPQLGKLPADMDTTIRRTISDWSDKVNDLVREVGQSKRARARILSFGVNGVGAVLMLAVFAGTGGLTGAEAGIAGGTAVVTGKLLDTIFGDQVTRDLASQARQMLLEATGELLTSFREPFDSALEDVAVNPEQAAELRTINERLKGML; translated from the coding sequence AGCTCACTGACTACCTCATGCCACGAGTGGCCGACACAGAAGCGCCGTTGCTCATTGTGTTCGGAGGCTCCACAGGGGCCGGAAAATCCACGCTCATCAACTCGATCATTGGTGAGGACGTGTCAAGTGCGAGCGTGTTGCGCCCAACCACGCGGTGGCCCGTCCTGGTGTGCAACCCGGCCGACCGTAAGCACTTCACATCCAAGCGAATCCTGCCCAGCTTGGAACGTGTCAGCCAAGAAGCAACGGACACGCAAGCGCCTCAAGTGCGGATCGTCGACCACCCGTCGATTCCCCCAGGAGTGGCCGTACTGGACTCGCCGGACATTGACTCGGTCATGGACTCGAACCGGCAGCTTGCTCGCCAGCTCCTGGCAGCCGCAGACCTGTGGGTATTCGTCACCACAGCTGCCCGCTACGCTGACGCCGTTCCATGGGAACTGCTCAAACAGTCCGTCGACAACGGAACCGCCGTTGCCATGGTGCTCGACCGCGTGCCACCGAATGCCAACCGGGAAGTCCGGCACCACCTGTCGTCCCTTCTCAAAGAAGCGCGCCTGGGGACTGCCCCGATCTTCACTGTTCCCGAACTCACCCTGGAAGACGGTCGCCTTCCGCAATCTGCGATCTTCCCGTTGCGCTCGTGGATCTCGAACCTGTCGTCCAATCCTCGCGCACGCAACGCGGTCGTCCAGCGCACACTCCACGGCGCCCTGGCTGCAGTGCCCGGCAAAGTGGATGCGCTCGCTGAACACGCCCAGGCGCAGGTGGACTCGCATGAACGGCTCGCCGAGGTCGTTGATACCGAGTTTGCGCACGCTCGCCAACGCTTAGGAGAGGCCCTGGTATCCGGGCATGTGCTCCGCGGTGAAGTTCTGGCACGCTGGCAAGACTTTGTGGGAACCGGCCAACTTTTCCGAGGTCTAGAACCGACCGTTGCGCGAATTCGTGACCGCATCACCGCGGCCGTTACAGGAAAGCGCGACACTGCAGAACCATTGGGACAAGCCATCGAATCCTCAGCCGCATTGCTCGTCCGAGAGCAGGCAGTCGCCGCGCTGGGAGGCGTGACCGACGCGTGGCACGAGACGACCTCGGGCAAAACACTCCTGGAGGGTGATCCCCAACTAGGGAAACTGCCGGCCGATATGGACACCACGATCAGGCGGACGATCTCCGACTGGTCCGACAAGGTTAACGACTTGGTGCGCGAAGTAGGGCAGTCGAAGCGAGCACGCGCACGCATCCTGTCTTTTGGTGTCAACGGAGTAGGTGCAGTGCTCATGCTGGCCGTATTTGCCGGAACTGGAGGGCTCACCGGAGCCGAAGCTGGTATCGCAGGCGGAACAGCAGTCGTCACAGGCAAACTTCTGGACACCATTTTCGGTGACCAAGTGACACGCGACCTTGCGTCCCAAGCCCGCCAGATGCTCTTGGAAGCAACGGGCGAACTGCTCACGAGCTTTAGGGAACCATTCGACTCCGCGTTAGAAGACGTCGCCGTCAACCCAGAGCAGGCAGCCGAACTCCGAACCATCAACGAGCGACTGAAAGGAATGCTGTGA